A DNA window from Coffea arabica cultivar ET-39 chromosome 6c, Coffea Arabica ET-39 HiFi, whole genome shotgun sequence contains the following coding sequences:
- the LOC113691943 gene encoding 1-acyl-sn-glycerol-3-phosphate acyltransferase LPAT1, chloroplastic-like isoform X2: MVVSYQSSSKFANFQFHPSPPLDHFRQKPAGFFLCTSVRPMILQVKEDRCKLSRCIIRSDISASCSASASYPLSESQAISKFRGICFYAVTSFVAIFLFVLMVVAHPFVLLFDKYRRKAQHLIAKVWALLTISPFLKIEFEGLHNLPAKDAPAVYVSNHQSFLDIYTLLTLGKSFKFISKTSIFLFPIIGWAMYFLGTIPLKRLDSRSQLDCLKRCMDLVKKGASVFFFPEGTRSKDGKLGTFKKGAFSVAVKTGVPVIPVTLIGTGKIMPAGMEGRLNPGGIKVVIHPPIEGKDPDFLCSEARKKIADVLIREGYET; the protein is encoded by the exons ATGGTAGTCTCATACCAGTCTTCATCCAAGTTCGCTAATTTCCAGTTCCATCCTTCCCCTCCACTCGACCATTTCC gtcaaaaaccAGCTGGGTTTTTCCTCTGCACCTCTGTTCGCCCT ATGATTTTACAAGTAAAAGAAG ATAGGTGTAAATTGTCAAGATGCATCATTAGATCTGATATTTCTGCCAGTTGTTCTGCTAGTGCTTCCTATCCACTATCAG AATCTCAGGCAATCTCAAAATTCAGAGGAATTTGCTTTTATGCTGTAACTTCTTTTGTTgccatttttttgtttgtgcTGATGGTGGTTGCACATCCTTTTGTGCTCTTATTTGATAAGTATCGTCGTAAAGCACAACACCTCATTGCTAAAGTCTGGGCACTCTTGACTATTTCTCCGTTTTTGAAGATTGAATTCGAGGGTTTGCATAATCTTCCTGCCAAGGATGCTCCTGCTGTATATGTGTCCAATCATCAGAGTTTTTTAGACATATATACTCTGCTTACTCTTGGGAAAAGCTTCAAATTTATAAGCAAAACttctatttttctctttccCATTATTGGATGGGCAATGTATTTCCTGGGCACTATTCCTTTGAAGCGCTTGGACAGCAGAAGTCAACTG GATTGTCTTAAGAGATGCATGGATCTTGTTAAGAAAGGAGCAtctgttttcttctttcctGAGGGAACTCGGAGTAAGGACGGGAAATTAGGCACTTTTAAG AAAGGCGCATTCAGTGTTGCTGTGAAAACTGGAGTGCCCGTGATTCCAGTTACTCTTATTGGAACAGGCAAGATAATGCCTGCAGGAATGGAGGGTCGACTAAACCCAGGAGGAATTAAAGTTGTCATTCACCCACCCATCGAAGGAAAGGATCCTGATTTCCTGTGCAGTGAGGCCAGAAAGAAGATTGCAGATGTGCTAATTCGTGAAGGTTATGAAACTTAA
- the LOC113691943 gene encoding 1-acyl-sn-glycerol-3-phosphate acyltransferase BAT2, chloroplastic-like isoform X1, whose amino-acid sequence MVVSYQSSSKFANFQFHPSPPLDHFRQKPAGFFLCTSVRPKSNAHNRFRFGLFPLKHSTWRISNIYDFTSKRRCAHASRLSFFPVEKFCGVYDECVSDRCKLSRCIIRSDISASCSASASYPLSESQAISKFRGICFYAVTSFVAIFLFVLMVVAHPFVLLFDKYRRKAQHLIAKVWALLTISPFLKIEFEGLHNLPAKDAPAVYVSNHQSFLDIYTLLTLGKSFKFISKTSIFLFPIIGWAMYFLGTIPLKRLDSRSQLDCLKRCMDLVKKGASVFFFPEGTRSKDGKLGTFKKGAFSVAVKTGVPVIPVTLIGTGKIMPAGMEGRLNPGGIKVVIHPPIEGKDPDFLCSEARKKIADVLIREGYET is encoded by the exons ATGGTAGTCTCATACCAGTCTTCATCCAAGTTCGCTAATTTCCAGTTCCATCCTTCCCCTCCACTCGACCATTTCC gtcaaaaaccAGCTGGGTTTTTCCTCTGCACCTCTGTTCGCCCT AAGTCAAATGCTCATAATAGATTCCGCTTtggtctttttcctctcaaacaTTCTACTTGGAGAATTTCAAACATAT ATGATTTTACAAGTAAAAGAAGGTGTGCTCATGCATCTCGGTTATCTTTTTTCCCTGTCGAGAAGTTTTGTGGAGTATATGATGAATGTGTTTCAGATAGGTGTAAATTGTCAAGATGCATCATTAGATCTGATATTTCTGCCAGTTGTTCTGCTAGTGCTTCCTATCCACTATCAG AATCTCAGGCAATCTCAAAATTCAGAGGAATTTGCTTTTATGCTGTAACTTCTTTTGTTgccatttttttgtttgtgcTGATGGTGGTTGCACATCCTTTTGTGCTCTTATTTGATAAGTATCGTCGTAAAGCACAACACCTCATTGCTAAAGTCTGGGCACTCTTGACTATTTCTCCGTTTTTGAAGATTGAATTCGAGGGTTTGCATAATCTTCCTGCCAAGGATGCTCCTGCTGTATATGTGTCCAATCATCAGAGTTTTTTAGACATATATACTCTGCTTACTCTTGGGAAAAGCTTCAAATTTATAAGCAAAACttctatttttctctttccCATTATTGGATGGGCAATGTATTTCCTGGGCACTATTCCTTTGAAGCGCTTGGACAGCAGAAGTCAACTG GATTGTCTTAAGAGATGCATGGATCTTGTTAAGAAAGGAGCAtctgttttcttctttcctGAGGGAACTCGGAGTAAGGACGGGAAATTAGGCACTTTTAAG AAAGGCGCATTCAGTGTTGCTGTGAAAACTGGAGTGCCCGTGATTCCAGTTACTCTTATTGGAACAGGCAAGATAATGCCTGCAGGAATGGAGGGTCGACTAAACCCAGGAGGAATTAAAGTTGTCATTCACCCACCCATCGAAGGAAAGGATCCTGATTTCCTGTGCAGTGAGGCCAGAAAGAAGATTGCAGATGTGCTAATTCGTGAAGGTTATGAAACTTAA
- the LOC113691943 gene encoding 1-acyl-sn-glycerol-3-phosphate acyltransferase LPAT1, chloroplastic-like isoform X3, which produces MVVSYQSSSKFANFQFHPSPPLDHFRQKPAGFFLCTSVRPKSNAHNRFRFGLFPLKHSTWRISNIYDFTSKRRCAHASRLSFFPVEKFCGVYDECVSDRCKLSRCIIRSDISASCSASASYPLSESQAISKFRGICFYAVTSFVAIFLFVLMVVAHPFVLLFDKYRRKAQHLIAKVWALLTISPFLKIEFEGLHNLPAKDAPAVYVSNHQSFLDIYTLLTLGKSFKFISKTSIFLFPIIGWAMYFLGTIPLKRLDSRSQLDCLKRCMDLVKKGASVFFFPEGTRSKDGKLGTFKSQVCKHSQL; this is translated from the exons ATGGTAGTCTCATACCAGTCTTCATCCAAGTTCGCTAATTTCCAGTTCCATCCTTCCCCTCCACTCGACCATTTCC gtcaaaaaccAGCTGGGTTTTTCCTCTGCACCTCTGTTCGCCCT AAGTCAAATGCTCATAATAGATTCCGCTTtggtctttttcctctcaaacaTTCTACTTGGAGAATTTCAAACATAT ATGATTTTACAAGTAAAAGAAGGTGTGCTCATGCATCTCGGTTATCTTTTTTCCCTGTCGAGAAGTTTTGTGGAGTATATGATGAATGTGTTTCAGATAGGTGTAAATTGTCAAGATGCATCATTAGATCTGATATTTCTGCCAGTTGTTCTGCTAGTGCTTCCTATCCACTATCAG AATCTCAGGCAATCTCAAAATTCAGAGGAATTTGCTTTTATGCTGTAACTTCTTTTGTTgccatttttttgtttgtgcTGATGGTGGTTGCACATCCTTTTGTGCTCTTATTTGATAAGTATCGTCGTAAAGCACAACACCTCATTGCTAAAGTCTGGGCACTCTTGACTATTTCTCCGTTTTTGAAGATTGAATTCGAGGGTTTGCATAATCTTCCTGCCAAGGATGCTCCTGCTGTATATGTGTCCAATCATCAGAGTTTTTTAGACATATATACTCTGCTTACTCTTGGGAAAAGCTTCAAATTTATAAGCAAAACttctatttttctctttccCATTATTGGATGGGCAATGTATTTCCTGGGCACTATTCCTTTGAAGCGCTTGGACAGCAGAAGTCAACTG GATTGTCTTAAGAGATGCATGGATCTTGTTAAGAAAGGAGCAtctgttttcttctttcctGAGGGAACTCGGAGTAAGGACGGGAAATTAGGCACTTTTAAG TCTCAGGTATGCAAACATTCCCAGCTATAA
- the LOC113691943 gene encoding 1-acyl-sn-glycerol-3-phosphate acyltransferase LPAT1, chloroplastic-like isoform X5 — MVVSYQSSSKFANFQFHPSPPLDHFRQKPAGFFLCTSVRPKSNAHNRFRFGLFPLKHSTWRISNIYDFTSKRRCAHASRLSFFPVEKFCGVYDECVSDRCKLSRCIIRSDISASCSASASYPLSESQAISKFRGICFYAVTSFVAIFLFVLMVVAHPFVLLFDKYRRKAQHLIAKVWALLTISPFLKIEFEGLHNLPAKDAPAVYVSNHQSFLDIYTLLTLGKSFKFISKTSIFLFPIIGWAMYFLGTIPLKRLDSRSQLDCLKRCMDLVKKGASVFFFPEGTRSKDGKLGTFKVCKHSQL; from the exons ATGGTAGTCTCATACCAGTCTTCATCCAAGTTCGCTAATTTCCAGTTCCATCCTTCCCCTCCACTCGACCATTTCC gtcaaaaaccAGCTGGGTTTTTCCTCTGCACCTCTGTTCGCCCT AAGTCAAATGCTCATAATAGATTCCGCTTtggtctttttcctctcaaacaTTCTACTTGGAGAATTTCAAACATAT ATGATTTTACAAGTAAAAGAAGGTGTGCTCATGCATCTCGGTTATCTTTTTTCCCTGTCGAGAAGTTTTGTGGAGTATATGATGAATGTGTTTCAGATAGGTGTAAATTGTCAAGATGCATCATTAGATCTGATATTTCTGCCAGTTGTTCTGCTAGTGCTTCCTATCCACTATCAG AATCTCAGGCAATCTCAAAATTCAGAGGAATTTGCTTTTATGCTGTAACTTCTTTTGTTgccatttttttgtttgtgcTGATGGTGGTTGCACATCCTTTTGTGCTCTTATTTGATAAGTATCGTCGTAAAGCACAACACCTCATTGCTAAAGTCTGGGCACTCTTGACTATTTCTCCGTTTTTGAAGATTGAATTCGAGGGTTTGCATAATCTTCCTGCCAAGGATGCTCCTGCTGTATATGTGTCCAATCATCAGAGTTTTTTAGACATATATACTCTGCTTACTCTTGGGAAAAGCTTCAAATTTATAAGCAAAACttctatttttctctttccCATTATTGGATGGGCAATGTATTTCCTGGGCACTATTCCTTTGAAGCGCTTGGACAGCAGAAGTCAACTG GATTGTCTTAAGAGATGCATGGATCTTGTTAAGAAAGGAGCAtctgttttcttctttcctGAGGGAACTCGGAGTAAGGACGGGAAATTAGGCACTTTTAAG GTATGCAAACATTCCCAGCTATAA
- the LOC113691943 gene encoding 1-acyl-sn-glycerol-3-phosphate acyltransferase LPAT1, chloroplastic-like isoform X4 — translation MLIIDSALVFFLSNILLGEFQTYMILQVKEDRCKLSRCIIRSDISASCSASASYPLSESQAISKFRGICFYAVTSFVAIFLFVLMVVAHPFVLLFDKYRRKAQHLIAKVWALLTISPFLKIEFEGLHNLPAKDAPAVYVSNHQSFLDIYTLLTLGKSFKFISKTSIFLFPIIGWAMYFLGTIPLKRLDSRSQLDCLKRCMDLVKKGASVFFFPEGTRSKDGKLGTFKKGAFSVAVKTGVPVIPVTLIGTGKIMPAGMEGRLNPGGIKVVIHPPIEGKDPDFLCSEARKKIADVLIREGYET, via the exons ATGCTCATAATAGATTCCGCTTtggtctttttcctctcaaacaTTCTACTTGGAGAATTTCAAACATAT ATGATTTTACAAGTAAAAGAAG ATAGGTGTAAATTGTCAAGATGCATCATTAGATCTGATATTTCTGCCAGTTGTTCTGCTAGTGCTTCCTATCCACTATCAG AATCTCAGGCAATCTCAAAATTCAGAGGAATTTGCTTTTATGCTGTAACTTCTTTTGTTgccatttttttgtttgtgcTGATGGTGGTTGCACATCCTTTTGTGCTCTTATTTGATAAGTATCGTCGTAAAGCACAACACCTCATTGCTAAAGTCTGGGCACTCTTGACTATTTCTCCGTTTTTGAAGATTGAATTCGAGGGTTTGCATAATCTTCCTGCCAAGGATGCTCCTGCTGTATATGTGTCCAATCATCAGAGTTTTTTAGACATATATACTCTGCTTACTCTTGGGAAAAGCTTCAAATTTATAAGCAAAACttctatttttctctttccCATTATTGGATGGGCAATGTATTTCCTGGGCACTATTCCTTTGAAGCGCTTGGACAGCAGAAGTCAACTG GATTGTCTTAAGAGATGCATGGATCTTGTTAAGAAAGGAGCAtctgttttcttctttcctGAGGGAACTCGGAGTAAGGACGGGAAATTAGGCACTTTTAAG AAAGGCGCATTCAGTGTTGCTGTGAAAACTGGAGTGCCCGTGATTCCAGTTACTCTTATTGGAACAGGCAAGATAATGCCTGCAGGAATGGAGGGTCGACTAAACCCAGGAGGAATTAAAGTTGTCATTCACCCACCCATCGAAGGAAAGGATCCTGATTTCCTGTGCAGTGAGGCCAGAAAGAAGATTGCAGATGTGCTAATTCGTGAAGGTTATGAAACTTAA